In the genome of Mytilus edulis chromosome 3, xbMytEdul2.2, whole genome shotgun sequence, one region contains:
- the LOC139517485 gene encoding protein split ends-like isoform X14 has product MKAKRGKYRLSPNEEAQLVKDETERRRKQRIIQVREQSKQNAEKIRQAVKLERDRQVTKLAVELQNQLEQEKDEKVRKLEVQYENSLKSIGQGHKEAGEQYDRTEERELLQQEDNRRADARGSAAMDKLKRERMFRQFEETKQIKARQAALDEERKRAAMIASLPPPDPDPLLDINIPTKKPVKMTDVDNFTTTHYHILEQYSIDKANPITQGDARAAAEEEERRIRERSQELVRLSNDRMARARVRHNNALEKEILSHDYDKMMMDLSDLQRADRERRLHVVANIPKQVFEPPHKRVEDREDHQRNLETAFEDMYMAQTDYVGDLSLALDPHPPPETPSATESLEVSMMTEGTPVQEPTLPRIPPVLKDMTNIPRTQGEKSPVKKPEKVLKKLMDKIKSQRDEWISKSNVDLDIPDDTTIKVQEPGRNEFTTSRHVPGTQTDEVPTKLSAPEGTADISVDSVLEQQKELENQKRVLEEKLKALEGEHAAYKQTAQSRLSHNEGYPPIHTQLMNGHAVPREQMSSGYSWSVPQSMHQPPLSTGSITAKPYLTTAGASQPQIQKQYMPVPQVQQQYMPVQHTDRIGMTVSEQPYPLPVTLLPREPVVASLPKQYIPLSHRQQGDMPQLSTVNVSSRMQPPTYTSALSQIQTQHEAGSYGVRQPAVQSQQQYVPPSVAPVSVFSRESVHHHPSLSMSSLSGSSGDYYPQTFPTPSLPIPSTVGLIPVTSYAAQQDQTKKIKDYQQYLLQRHEQSKKVLADTRAEIEKRRQELLHRFPQLAGQSPETNKGDEQLPVVDSRANIPPPPPSEVIQTNTQTTELSPSKTAISSLVTQLASDPYYAQRLGLEKEKNSKAEVSQTNNKYRDVRKSLPFDESLQESPYTQVHDSGGKFRQTEFDSTMESDDRRDLDDTVMSSSTDRGSPKLPMNGRRSAQSTESDMDTSGQSTGKDQNEIYDNRQQELKKQLEEIQKQKEAILQRHDMAHLRLHAEQERLKYQMAEEEKRLTPDITSEDSTTEVDTDEERRGEILTTKHLRGPPQKQKLNLLGEHRPHELSTIQEVDTPRSAQRSLESGKPSLSSSGSSLSRRSLDSYQMSTGTIPEEKEPQEQFVTPTYRRTAGETGYQTQQIEQILERAREFDPSVVERLKQQTNDIFANIATPPQKGGTPGSNLSLSMGSLTPDSLSTGPISDSNVSTQYNSPSDAPAFKIVNQKGKDNSRSDSSYRSGMSWADELSSYSGQYHSMKMDDSSKTSADSRLEPSSRVLNSSSQEKLNLQAMDDKRPSKSQADRKYDVFHMKLEHPSIEKPGSQFIFKHADESISSDSTSRLNIQELSEITPLERSNKQGELSQYPLLDKSGQMEQSSSDDRSRGYTSSSAVNESSARESPLGGAEDNVEDSKLLRTGESLASTATSASSYMDLDAVSGINRPFDFIGQFKLTGRDQSVPNSSDDLIDLDSSKYTEKGGFTSTPYTTDDKISSQLLSEPSQYDLTPGDIQVRSGAIPQQSFGLSSNQTPAFVSRRGDFGSDFSDQGSGEKKVGATLSQYSLKSETPGVTLIGKELSQYTIGSENVSPLSQYSIETTENISPDPAIKSLSQYSLEPSASHDIKDDSSLSQHSLDPSRQISGFGLSKGDKSMTQYSYSTDLTAETTQSSGRDHVDGHLSQYSLQTNEKSLTHGQLSDSDLMHTSKMPSTDNLSLSQHALDSTNDDNDSIVEKKFANLDNLIRESRDLIAKHKKLITKNKDWEEQSTESTPERKNENQNSNNNNLIEMMGLRLEPQVISTKLDTSESSFNVTDDVSPMMITASSADMTQDHFKTADSLSMDNSVGHKYGDSALSRLSQLDTTAGISDEPDLTLVTESSEVSINQEGQLTHRSECSNNDDSVWSFEQHEQSARSSPDITENDFPDLGEEEDHSGLAGQTLQESFDRRQQSMSSVKRDAGEDVVFRAVPVVVSPTLSFSMKLNSDIKPKAPLTWASELKGEQELPVLAAGAKPSFKLADPKHVTKKDSDNKKFEKPVTAVSKSKSAGNLNRALQPRSAGSIPSISTSSSDEKSLGHSKSAGIISLGDFLKRQLSNEDDNTAKSESFSQKNNSALVTTKNKPGPSINTKPASVSKPSPSFYGKAKESSKGSSYSIGKKAETGTSSSGKPGIYGKSQGGKPAGNSHMSKTLSSWKKSRAVKSSGPPPPPKQSSHFPNGVTEFPKPSSRSEEDEAYERRMRAYNPRLFRLQNRLGIEEPEETPSEEKKKSPKSRETTEEKQKRAAASRDKVKEFQKRMIQLFTINAPKTAKLQENMRKKQLQKKQSS; this is encoded by the exons ATGAAGGCTAAAAGAGGAAAGTATAGATTGAGTCCAAATGAAGAGGCACAGCTAGTTAAAGATGAAACAGAGCGAAGACGTAAACAGAGAATTATACAA gTAAGAGAACAGTCCAAGCAAAATGCTGAAAAGATTAGACAAGCAGTAAAACTAGAAAGAGACAGACAAGTTACTAAATTGGCAGTAGAATTACAG AATCAGTTGGAACAAGAGAAAGATGAAAAAGTTAGGAAGTTGGAGGTTCAGtatgaaaattcattgaaaagcaTAGGTCAAGGTCATAAAGAGGCAGGTGAACAA TATGACAGAACTGAAGAAAGGGAGCTTCTGCAGCAAGAAGATAACAGAAGAGCAGATGCAAGGGGATCAGCAGCCATGGACAAACTCAAACGGGAAAGAATGTTTCGCCAGTTTGAAgagacaaaacaaataaaagctAG ACAAGCTGCTTTAGATGAAGAGAGAAAAAGAGCTGCTATGATTGCTTCATTGCCACCACCAGATCCTGATCCACTTCTAGATATCAACATACCAACAA AAAAACCAGTAAAGATGACTGATGTAGATAATTTTACCACAACACATTACCATATTTTAGAACAATATTCTATTGATAAGGCTAATCCTATTACACAG ggAGATGCTCGAGCAGCAGCTGAGGAAGAAGAGAGAAGAATTAGGGAGAGATCTCAGGAGTTAGTCAGACTGAGTAATGATAGAATGGCCAGGGCAAGAGTCAGACATAATAATGCTCTGGAAAAAGAAATACTTAGTCAT gACTATGATAAGATGATGATGGATCTTAGTGATTTACAGAGAGCAGACAGAGAAAGGAGATTACACGTTGTTGCAAACATTCCA AAACAAGTTTTTGAGCCACCTCACAAAAGGGTAGAAGACAGAGAAGACCACCAgagaaatttagaaacagcatttGAAGACATGTACATGGCTCAAACAG aTTACGTAGGTGATTTAAGTCTAGCATTAGACCCACACCCACCTCCAGAGACGCCTTCTGCCACAGAATCATTAGAGGTATCCATGATGACTGAAGGAACACCTGTCCAGGAACCTACATTACCCAGAATTCCACCTGTTCTTAAAGATATGACTAATATACCAAGAACACAGGGAGAAAAGTCACCAGTAAAGAAACCAG AAAAAGTGTTAAAGAAGTTAATGGATAAAATAAAATCCCAAAGAGATGAATGGATATCTAAATCTAATGTTGATCTGGATATTCCTGATGATACCACAATTAAG GTACAAGAACCTGGTAGGAATGAGTTTACAACATCTAGACATGTTCCTGGTACTCAGACAGATGAGGTTCCTACCAAGCTTAGTGCTCCTGAAGGTACAGCTGACATATCTGTTGACTCAGTATTAGAACAACAGAAAGAGTTAGA aaacCAAAAACGAGTGTTAGAGGAAAAATTGAAAGCTCTAGAAGGGGAGCATGCTGCATACAAACAAACAGCCCAATCTAGATTATCTCATAATGAAGGGTATCCTCCCATACATACCCAGCTTATGAATGGACATGCTGTACCTAGAGAACAGATGTCCTCTGGATATTCTTGGTCTGTACCACAAAGTATGCATCAACCTCCATTGTCAACTGGTTCCATCACAGCAAAACCATATTTGACAACAGCTGGTGCATCCCAGCCACAAATCCAAAAACAGTACATGCCAGTGCCACAAGTTCAACAACAGTACATGCCAGTGCAGCATACTGACAGAATCGGTATGACAGTATCAGAACAACCATATCCCTTACCAGTTACTCTGTTGCCAAGGGAACCAGTTGTAGCATCATTACCAAAGCAGTACATTCCTTTATCTCATCGACAACAGGGGGACATGCCCCAACTGTCAACAGTAAATGTGAGTAGTAGGATGCAGCCTCCAACCTACACCTCAGCACTCTCACAGATCCAGACCCAGCATGAAGCTGGAAGTTATGGAGTGAGACAGCCAGCAGTCCAATCACAGCAACAATATGTTCCTCCCAGTGTAGCACCAGTTTCTGTGTTTAGTCGTGAGTCTGTTCATCATCATCCTTCATTGTCAATGAGTTCATTATCTGGGTCATCTGGAGATTATTATCCACAGACTTTTCCTACTCCATCTCTTCCCATTCCATCCACGGTTGGTCTGATACCAGTAACATCCTATGCTGCTCAACAAGACCAAACTAAAAAGATTAAAGATTATCAACAATATTTACTACAACGTCATGAACAAAGTAAAAAGGTGCTGGCTGATACTAGAgctgaaattgaaaaaagacgACAGGAGTTACTTCATAGGTTTCCACAATTAGCTGGTCAATCTCCTGAAACCAACAAAGGAGATGAACAACTCCCAGTAGTAGATAGTCGAGCAAATATTCCTCCACCTCCCCCTTCTGAGGTAATCCAGACAAATACACAAACAACAGAACTATCACCAAGTAAGACAGCTATATCATCACTCGTGACACAACTGGCTTCAGATCCATACTATGCACAAAGATTGGGACTTGAGAAAGAGAAAAACAGTAAAGCAGAAGTTAGTCAGACTAATAATAAATATAGAGATGTAAGAAAGTCTCTTCCTTTTGATGAATCTCTTCAGGAATCACCTTACACTCAAGTTCATGATTCAGGGGGTAAATTTAGACAGACAGAATTCGACTCTACAATGGAATCAGATGATAGAAGAGATTTAGATGATACAGTAATGTCATCATCTACAGACAGAGGGAGCCCTAAATTACCAATGAACGGAAGACGATCAGCCCAGTCAACCGAATCAGATATGGATACATCAGGTCAGAGTACAGGAAAAgatcaaaatgaaatatatgataaCAGACAACAGGAATTAAAGAAACAATTAGAAGAAATACAGAAACAGAAAGAGGCCATATTACAGAGGCATGATATGGCACATCTTAGACTTCATGCTGAACAGGAGAGACTTAAATACCAGATGGCAGAGGAGGAGAAAAGATTGACTCCTGATATCACTTCAGAAG atTCAACAACAGAGGTAGACACTGATGAGGAAAGGAGAGGAGAAATATTGACAACTAAGCACCTGAGAGGTCCACCACagaaacaaaagttaaatcttCTTGGTGAACATAGACCCCATGAGCTTAGTACCATACAG GAGGTAGATACTCCCAGGAGTGCACAGAGATCTTTAGAATCTGGGAAGCCAAGCCTTTCATCCAGTGGCAGTTCATTGTCCAGAAGATCACTGGATTCCTACCAGATGTCTACAGGAACCATCCCAGAGGAGAAGGAACCACAGGAACAGTTTGTCACACCCACTTATCGTAGGACGGCAGGAGAGACTGGCTACCAAACTCAGCAAATCGAACAGATACTGGAAAGAGCTAGAGAGTTTGACCCTAGTGTTGTAGAACGACTGAAGCAACAAACCAATGATATTTTTGCCAATATTGCTACACCCCCACAGAAAGGAGGCACCCCAGGGAGTAACTTGTCATTATCCATGGGATCACTAACTCCTGATTCTTTATCAACAG GTCCCATCAGTGACAGTAATGTATCTACGCAGTATAACTCTCCTTCAGATGCCCCAGCTTTTAAGATTGTCAATCAAAAAGGAAAAGACAATAGCCGTAGTGACAGCTCATACCGTAGCGGAATGTCATGGGCTGATGAATTATCAAGCTACAGTGGACAATATCATTCCATGAAGATGGATGACAGTAGTAAAACATCAGCAGATTCTAGACTGGAACCAAGTTCTAGGGTGCTTAATTCTTCTAGTCAGGAAAAACTAAACCTTCAAGCAATGGATGATAAAAGACCAAGTAAAAGTCAAGCTGACAGGAAATATGATGTATTTCATATGAAACTAGAACATCCAAGTATAGAAAAACCAGGCAGCCAATTCATCTTTAAGCATGCGGATGAAAGTATTTCTTCTGATTCTACCAGTAGGTTAAATATACAAGAACTGTCAGAAATAACTCCTTTAGAGAGATCAAATAAACAAGGTGAACTTTCTCAGTATCCATTACTTGACAAATCTGGACAGATGGAACAGTCATCTAGTGATGATCGTTCTAGGGGATATACTTCTAGTTCTGCAGTTAATGAATCATCTGCTAGAGAATCACCATTGGGAGGTGCTGAAGACAATGTGGAAGACAGCAAACTTCTGAGAACTGGCGAAAGCTTAGCATCAACTGCTACATCTGCTAGTAGCTACATGGATCTAGATGCTGTGAGTGGAATAAATAGACCTTTTGATTTCATTGGTCAGTTTAAATTAACTGGAAGAGATCAGTCTGTGCCTAACTCAAGTGATGATTTAATAGATCTGGATTCGAGCAAATATACAGAAAAAGGTGGTTTTACCAGCACACCATACACAACAGATGATAAGATCTCATCACAGCTATTGTCAGAACCATCTCAGTATGATTTGACTCCAGGGGACATCCAAGTAAGAAGTGGAGCTATTCCTCAACAATCTTTTGGCTTAAGTTCAAACCAAACTCCTGCATTTGTTTCAAGAAGGGGTGATTTTGGATCTGATTTCTCTGACCAGGGGTCTGGTGAAAAGAAAGTTGGTGCAACGTTAAGTCAGTATAGTTTAAAATCTGAAACACCAGGAGTTACTCTGATTGGTAAAGAACTAAGTCAGTACACCATTGGGTCAGAAAATGTGTCACCACTTAGTCAATATAGTATTGAAACCACAGAAAATATTTCCCCTGACCCAGCAATTAAATCTTTATCCCAGTATAGTTTGGAACCTTCTGCTAGCCATGACATCAAAGATGATTCCTCACTGAGTCAACATAGTCTTGATCCGTCAAGGCAAATATCTGGCTTCGGTTTatcaaagggagacaaatccaTGACACAATACAGCTATAGCACTGATTTAACTGCAGAGACAACTCAGTCTTCAGGGCGGGATCATGTTGATGGACATTTAAGTCAATATTCGCTCCAAACAAATGAAAAGTCTTTAACCCATGGACAGCTAAGTGACTCAGATTTAATGCATACTTCAAAAATGCCTTCTACAGATAATTTGTCTCTTAGTCAGCATGCTTTAGATTCTACAAATGATGACAATGACAGCATTGTAGagaaaaaatttgcaaatttagacaatttaataCGGGAATCACGAGATCTCATTGCAAAACATAAGAAGTTAATTACAAAAAACAAAGATTGGGAAGAACAATCAACAGAATCTACACCTGAGAGGAAAAATGAGAATCAGAATAGTAACAATAACAATTTGATTGAAATGATGGGCCTAAGATTAGAGCCGCAAGTGATATCAACAAAGCTAGATACATCAGAGTCCAGTTTTAATGTGACAGATGATGTCAGTCCAATGATGATCACAGCTTCTAGTGCTGATATGACACAGGACCACTTCAAGACAGCTGATTCTCTCTCTATGGATAATAGTGTAGGACACAAGTATGGAGATTCAGCTCTTTCACGGTTGTCACAG CTTGACACTACAGCAGGTATTTCTGATGAACCAGACTTGACATTGGTAACGGAAAGTTCTGAAGTCAGCATAAATCAAGAAGGACAACTCACTCATCGATCAGAGTGTAGCAATAATGATGATTCAGTATGGTCATTTGAACAACATGAGCAAAGCGCCAGAAGTTCTCCAGACATAACAGAGAATGATTTTCCTGATTTAG GGGAAGAAGAGGACCACTCAGGCCTAGCTGGTCAGACATTACAAGAATCATTTGATAGAAGACAGCAGTCAATGTCTTCAGTGAAACGAGATGCAGGAGAAGATGTTGTGTTTAGAGCTGTTCCTGTTGTAGTCAGTCCAACGTTATCATTCTCTATGAAGTTAAATTCTGATATAAAACCAAAGGCACCTTTAACATGGGCATCAGAATTAAAAGGGGAACAAGAATTACCTGTTTTGGCAGCTGGTGCAAAGCCTAGTTTTAAGCTTGCTGATCCAAAGCATGTAACTAAGAAAGATTCAGATAATAAGAAATTTGAGAAACCAGTAACAGCAGTATCAAAGTCAAAGTCAGCAGGAAATTTGAATCGAGCTCTTCAGCCTAGAAGTGCTGGATCCATCCCATCAATTTCAACATCTAGTAGTGATGAGAAATCCCTAGGACATTCTAAATCTGCTGGTATTATTAGTCTTGGAGATTTCTTAAAAAGGCAACTTTCAAATGAAGATGACAATACAGCAAAATCTGAATCATTTTCTCAAAAAAATAACTCTGCTTTGGTAACAACAAAGAATAAACCAGGACCTAGCATCAATACTAAACCAGCTTCTGTGAGTAAACCTTCTCCGTCTTTCTATGGAAAGGCAAAGGAGTCATCAAAAGGGTCATCTTATAGCATAGGAAAGAAGGCAGAAACAGGAACAAGTTCAAGTGGGAAACCAGGAATATATGGGAAATCTCAGGGAGGGAAACCAGCAGGAAATTCTCATATGTCCAAAACATTGTCTTCATGGAAGAAAAGCAGAGCAGTTAAATCATCAG GGCCTCCTCCACCACCCAAACAATCTTCTCATTTTCCCAATGGAGTTACAGAATTCCCTAAACCAAGTTCTAGAAGTGAAGAAGATGAGGCTTATGAACGTCGTATGAG GGCATACAACCCTCGATTGTTTAGATTACAAAATAGACTGGGTATAGAGGAACCTGAGGAAACACCAAGTGAGGagaaaaaaaagagtccaaagagtCGAGAGACTACAGAGGAGAAACAAAAAAGGGCTGCAGCCAGTAGAGATAAAGTCAAAGAATTCCAAAAG AGAATGATTCAGCTGTTTACTATCAATGCCCCAAAGACAGCA